One part of the Sulfolobus tengchongensis genome encodes these proteins:
- a CDS encoding sulfocyanin — translation MKISKIGIIILGISIIVLIIGGAFFGMAATAHHPVVSNKTITSTSESSTTTTASSSSSSSTTTSSSSAAVWG, via the coding sequence ATGAAAATAAGTAAAATCGGAATAATAATATTAGGAATTTCTATAATTGTACTTATAATTGGTGGAGCATTTTTCGGAATGGCAGCAACTGCACACCACCCAGTAGTAAGTAACAAAACTATAACATCGACATCAGAGTCATCCACAACGACCACTGCTTCAAGTTCCTCATCATCCTCCACAACAACATCATCATCGAGTGCAGCAGTATGGGGCTAA
- a CDS encoding MFS transporter translates to MVQYKWIALSNTSLGAFMGFMNANVVLIALPAIFKGININPFTSFQYLLWVLFGYSIVSAILVVNVGRISDIFGRVRMYNLGFLIFTIGSLLLYITPGSGNIAALQLVIYRIVQGIGGAFLMANSAAIISEAFPPNERGFALGLNGVIGIFGGVAGIIIGGILASIYWRDVFLVSVPIGILGTIWSYRSLKQLSKPNRNQNVDILGNIMYAISLILILIGITYGILPYGTQATGWGNPFVITSIVVGIAMFVGFIFIERRVKDPMFRLELFKTRAFTSAAVAIILAQLAFGGLQLMLVLLLQAIWLPLHGYSYEVTPFWAGIYLLPLLAGFGIMGSIAGKLSDRYGARSLATTGLVIMGTGFLLLTLLPYNFNYLEFALIIFFMGVGNGLFVSPNMAALINAAPPQHRGSASGIRAMLTNTGSTLSIGIFFTIVIDTLYVTLPPVLTSALNAAGAPQLASILAKLPPTAAIFAAFLGYNPVSTVLSQLPNSIVSSIPASTISTITGTYWFPNVLAPAFVEALRTAFYIGSAMAFLAAIVSALRGKAVIYERDILRSTITSALDGKKEQQQK, encoded by the coding sequence ATGGTTCAGTATAAGTGGATTGCTTTATCTAATACGAGTCTTGGTGCATTTATGGGCTTCATGAACGCAAACGTAGTCTTAATAGCATTACCGGCGATATTTAAGGGAATTAACATTAACCCATTTACTTCCTTCCAATACTTACTATGGGTTCTATTTGGCTATAGTATCGTATCAGCAATCCTAGTAGTCAATGTAGGTAGAATTTCAGATATTTTCGGAAGAGTGAGAATGTACAATCTTGGATTCTTAATATTTACAATTGGCTCTCTGTTGCTTTATATAACACCAGGTAGTGGAAATATAGCAGCACTTCAATTAGTAATCTATAGAATAGTTCAAGGTATAGGTGGAGCTTTCTTAATGGCGAACAGTGCGGCAATAATATCTGAGGCATTTCCACCTAATGAAAGAGGATTTGCCTTAGGTTTAAATGGAGTTATAGGAATATTTGGGGGGGTGGCTGGAATAATCATTGGAGGAATACTAGCATCAATATATTGGCGTGACGTATTCTTAGTTAGTGTCCCAATAGGAATTTTAGGAACTATTTGGTCATATAGATCCTTAAAGCAATTAAGCAAACCAAATAGGAATCAGAACGTTGACATATTAGGCAATATAATGTACGCCATCTCACTTATTCTAATTCTCATAGGTATTACTTATGGGATATTACCGTATGGCACTCAAGCTACTGGATGGGGCAATCCATTTGTAATAACAAGTATAGTAGTGGGTATAGCGATGTTTGTGGGCTTTATATTTATTGAGAGAAGAGTTAAAGACCCTATGTTTAGGTTGGAATTATTTAAAACGAGGGCTTTTACGTCAGCTGCAGTAGCAATTATTCTTGCTCAATTAGCATTTGGTGGTTTGCAATTAATGTTAGTATTGCTATTACAAGCAATATGGCTACCTCTACATGGGTATAGTTATGAAGTAACGCCTTTCTGGGCTGGAATTTACCTTTTGCCATTATTAGCTGGGTTTGGAATAATGGGTTCTATTGCAGGTAAGCTTTCAGATCGTTATGGTGCAAGAAGCTTAGCAACTACTGGATTAGTAATAATGGGAACTGGATTTCTATTATTAACTTTATTGCCATATAACTTTAATTACCTAGAATTCGCTTTAATCATATTCTTTATGGGCGTTGGAAATGGGCTATTTGTTTCTCCAAACATGGCTGCGTTAATCAACGCAGCACCTCCTCAGCACAGAGGATCAGCATCTGGAATAAGGGCTATGTTAACCAACACGGGTAGTACTCTAAGTATAGGCATATTCTTTACTATAGTGATTGACACCTTATATGTAACCTTACCTCCAGTACTAACATCAGCATTAAACGCAGCAGGTGCTCCTCAGCTAGCCTCAATACTGGCTAAGTTACCTCCGACTGCAGCAATATTTGCAGCATTCTTGGGTTATAATCCAGTATCTACTGTTCTATCTCAATTGCCGAACTCTATTGTAAGTTCAATACCAGCTTCTACAATAAGCACAATAACTGGTACTTATTGGTTCCCTAATGTCCTAGCTCCAGCTTTCGTTGAAGCTTTAAGAACTGCTTTTTACATAGGTTCAGCCATGGCATTTCTAGCCGCGATAGTATCAGCATTAAGAGGCAAGGCTGTAATTTACGAAAGGGATATTTTAAGATCTACAATTACTAGCGCTTTAGATGGTAAAAAGGAACAACAACAGAAGTGA
- a CDS encoding SMP-30/gluconolactonase/LRE family protein, translating into MEVNLITLSNYKAILGEGPVYDKELNKLFWVDIEGKRIIVNDLNTGSEIFYNMPDLVSSLCVIDDKRVIATIRHGFYIVNLFTNSLEKITETETNLDTNRFNDGKCDKMGRYWAGTMNMNERKPTGNFYKLEGNKLTKMLEGLIVSNGIGWDIENRQMYLIDSPLRKIFVFDFDLNKGEIYNKRVAVDFGSEPGNPDGMAVDEEGYIWVAHWGGGKVSRWNPKNGEKVFEIKVPATYVTSVTFGTPDLDRIFITTAGKSQDPLAGKVFTTKVEVKGIPNYRYKV; encoded by the coding sequence ATGGAAGTAAATCTAATTACGTTAAGTAACTATAAGGCAATTTTAGGAGAAGGTCCAGTTTATGATAAGGAGTTAAATAAACTATTTTGGGTTGATATTGAAGGAAAGAGAATAATAGTTAATGATCTCAATACTGGGAGTGAAATCTTTTATAATATGCCAGATTTAGTATCATCTCTTTGTGTAATTGATGATAAGAGGGTTATTGCGACCATTAGACACGGTTTTTATATTGTAAATCTTTTCACAAATTCCTTGGAAAAAATTACAGAGACAGAAACTAATTTGGATACAAATAGATTCAATGACGGTAAGTGTGATAAAATGGGAAGATATTGGGCTGGGACCATGAATATGAATGAGAGAAAACCTACTGGTAATTTTTACAAGCTTGAGGGCAATAAGCTAACTAAGATGCTAGAAGGTCTAATAGTTTCTAATGGTATAGGCTGGGATATAGAGAATAGGCAGATGTACCTTATAGATTCTCCATTAAGGAAAATTTTCGTATTTGATTTTGACTTAAACAAGGGTGAAATATATAACAAAAGGGTTGCAGTAGATTTCGGAAGCGAACCAGGAAATCCGGATGGAATGGCCGTTGATGAGGAAGGGTATATATGGGTTGCGCACTGGGGTGGTGGAAAGGTAAGTAGATGGAATCCTAAAAATGGTGAGAAGGTGTTTGAAATAAAAGTCCCAGCAACTTATGTAACCTCAGTAACATTTGGTACTCCAGATTTAGATAGAATATTTATTACAACTGCTGGAAAGAGTCAAGACCCTTTAGCGGGAAAAGTGTTTACTACAAAAGTTGAGGTTAAGGGAATACCCAACTACAGATACAAAGTGTAG
- a CDS encoding DNA/RNA helicase domain-containing protein: MKRARVKVYFYDEEQILVEDEEGREKNFINLANENVEKRTLTGAFRMPYADLIRKLLKGDNVTLPSSFFKVHDHIDKMLDSIRNKNGKKALICAFTESEGDRDNVNSPKNIRIGYPLQSSFDLYKNKNLKITWLMNEKTEYPKYWSGEFKDPLSRCSCVYGAQGFEADYVGVVWGRDLVWRGKWVVNTSPITDNVGGKQYSLKVIAKKNVQKALELLRNRYYIMLTRGIREVHIFVEDDMTREYLKSITRSP; the protein is encoded by the coding sequence ATGAAAAGGGCAAGAGTAAAAGTTTATTTTTATGATGAGGAGCAAATTCTCGTAGAAGATGAGGAAGGTAGAGAAAAGAATTTTATAAACCTTGCAAATGAGAATGTAGAGAAAAGAACTCTTACTGGAGCTTTTAGAATGCCGTATGCTGACTTAATAAGGAAATTGCTGAAGGGCGATAATGTAACCCTGCCTAGCTCATTTTTTAAAGTTCATGATCATATAGATAAGATGCTTGATAGTATAAGAAACAAAAATGGAAAGAAAGCTTTAATTTGTGCCTTTACTGAATCAGAAGGAGATAGGGATAACGTTAATTCACCAAAGAATATTAGAATTGGTTATCCACTTCAATCAAGTTTTGACTTATACAAAAATAAGAATCTTAAAATTACATGGCTAATGAATGAAAAAACTGAATATCCAAAGTATTGGAGCGGAGAATTTAAAGATCCCTTGTCTCGTTGTTCCTGCGTTTATGGTGCACAAGGATTTGAAGCTGATTATGTTGGAGTAGTTTGGGGAAGAGATCTTGTATGGAGAGGAAAATGGGTTGTAAATACATCTCCTATCACTGATAACGTTGGAGGAAAACAATATTCCCTTAAGGTGATTGCTAAGAAAAACGTACAAAAGGCTCTTGAATTATTACGAAACAGATATTATATAATGTTAACTAGAGGAATTAGGGAGGTTCATATATTTGTTGAGGATGATATGACGAGAGAATATTTAAAAAGTATTACTAGAAGTCCATAA
- a CDS encoding DNA/RNA helicase domain-containing protein has product MHALESKNDKVILIRGGSGSGKTLVALTLFFEGLKRGYNVVLSYKNNRLINTLKYILERNKATKPLTKYIRFYSTGKVRPAGIGDDNYEETHDLAIFDEAQRMTKKLLEIR; this is encoded by the coding sequence TTGCATGCTCTAGAATCTAAAAATGATAAAGTAATTTTAATAAGAGGAGGAAGTGGGTCAGGAAAGACACTTGTAGCACTAACTCTGTTTTTTGAAGGATTAAAAAGAGGATATAATGTAGTATTAAGCTACAAAAACAATAGATTAATTAATACACTGAAATACATTTTAGAACGAAATAAGGCTACAAAACCTCTAACTAAATATATTAGGTTTTATTCCACTGGAAAAGTGAGACCGGCTGGAATTGGAGATGATAACTATGAGGAAACTCATGATTTAGCTATATTTGATGAAGCACAAAGAATGACTAAAAAATTATTGGAAATACGATGA
- a CDS encoding purine-nucleoside phosphorylase, with the protein MNPVHILAKKGEISERVLIAGDPGRVKLLSTLLESPKLVNENRGFLIYTGKYNGELVSIATHGIGGPSIAIVLEELAMLGARTFIRYGTTGSLVPYINVGEYVIVTGASYNQGGLFYQYFKENACIGATPDFELTNKLVSSFSKKGLRYYVGNVFSSDAFYAEDEEFAKKWSSRGNIAVEMECATLFALSKMREWKSASVLVVSDNLAKGGIWISKEELEKRVMDGAQAVLDALTS; encoded by the coding sequence ATGAACCCAGTTCATATATTGGCTAAAAAGGGGGAGATTTCAGAAAGAGTTTTAATAGCGGGAGATCCTGGAAGAGTAAAGCTGTTGTCTACATTACTAGAAAGTCCTAAATTAGTTAATGAGAATAGGGGATTTTTAATTTATACAGGTAAATATAATGGAGAATTAGTAAGTATTGCTACTCATGGAATAGGAGGTCCTTCTATAGCAATCGTTCTAGAAGAGTTAGCTATGTTAGGTGCTAGGACCTTTATCAGATACGGTACCACTGGATCTTTGGTACCTTATATTAATGTTGGTGAATACGTAATAGTTACCGGTGCATCTTATAATCAAGGTGGATTATTCTATCAGTATTTTAAGGAGAACGCTTGTATAGGTGCAACTCCAGATTTTGAGTTAACTAATAAATTAGTCTCATCATTTTCTAAGAAAGGTCTAAGATATTACGTAGGAAATGTGTTTAGCAGTGATGCGTTTTATGCTGAAGATGAGGAATTTGCAAAGAAATGGAGCAGTAGAGGTAATATAGCAGTAGAGATGGAGTGTGCTACTTTATTTGCGTTAAGTAAAATGAGGGAATGGAAAAGCGCTTCAGTTTTGGTCGTAAGTGACAATCTAGCTAAAGGTGGTATATGGATATCGAAGGAGGAACTAGAAAAGAGGGTTATGGATGGAGCACAAGCAGTTTTAGACGCGTTAACAAGTTAA
- a CDS encoding PhoH family protein, with protein MILDLIKPFTKSQENLLQVLKDEKLQILGIFGPTGTGKSLFSLAYGIDSVTSSKYKKLVVAKPIVDVVTQEEITRKELGDYEELVKAYIKDVLSGFVEEKVIDDLIDSNKIEIVDSRYLRGRSFNDAIIFIDDIQSMKAESVLELFIRVGKNSKLIVAGDPIFQALSGQDSSAIIREVLLNEKDAKVIDLGVKDIVRSGAKRGLRLLLEYKLRSRKMTDVEKKIYDTALLHAPDASIITVSEFSAEKSKLGITHENVPDALIIVKEGSAGRVIGRNGERINNIEKETSKKVRVVELGLDFKDLIKAVHPVPWIMKHIEDVDFIGNALAVTLKKESGAFMGQKGIHVRFVDYVIRSLFGIGVKVIAPSEEEGESKK; from the coding sequence ATGATACTTGATCTGATTAAACCCTTTACAAAGAGTCAAGAAAATCTATTACAAGTTCTGAAAGACGAAAAATTACAAATTCTAGGTATATTTGGGCCTACCGGGACTGGGAAAAGTTTATTCTCATTGGCGTATGGTATTGACTCCGTAACATCAAGTAAATATAAGAAGTTAGTAGTGGCTAAACCCATAGTAGACGTTGTGACTCAAGAAGAGATAACTAGGAAGGAGTTAGGTGATTACGAGGAATTAGTGAAAGCTTATATAAAGGATGTGCTTAGTGGCTTTGTTGAAGAAAAGGTAATAGATGATTTAATAGATTCGAATAAAATTGAAATAGTTGACTCTAGATATTTAAGAGGTAGATCATTTAATGATGCAATTATTTTCATAGATGACATACAATCCATGAAAGCCGAAAGTGTTCTAGAACTCTTCATAAGAGTAGGTAAGAATTCCAAATTAATAGTAGCTGGTGATCCCATATTTCAAGCTCTATCTGGACAAGACTCTTCTGCGATAATAAGGGAAGTTTTACTTAATGAAAAAGACGCTAAAGTAATAGATCTAGGAGTTAAAGACATCGTTAGAAGTGGTGCTAAGAGAGGATTGAGGCTCCTTTTAGAGTATAAACTGAGATCAAGGAAAATGACAGATGTCGAAAAGAAAATTTACGATACGGCTCTCTTACACGCTCCAGATGCGTCAATTATAACGGTTTCTGAATTTTCTGCAGAAAAATCTAAGCTAGGTATAACTCATGAGAACGTTCCAGATGCGCTAATTATAGTAAAAGAGGGAAGTGCAGGTAGAGTTATAGGCCGAAATGGCGAAAGGATAAATAACATTGAAAAGGAGACTAGCAAGAAGGTCAGAGTTGTTGAATTGGGATTGGATTTTAAAGATTTAATAAAGGCTGTCCATCCTGTCCCATGGATTATGAAACACATTGAAGATGTTGACTTTATTGGAAACGCGTTAGCAGTAACTCTAAAAAAGGAAAGTGGAGCTTTCATGGGTCAGAAAGGGATTCACGTCAGATTTGTTGACTATGTCATTAGGTCTCTATTTGGTATAGGAGTGAAAGTGATAGCCCCGTCAGAAGAAGAAGGGGAAAGTAAAAAATAG
- a CDS encoding DoxX family protein, which yields MDPTLASIGILIFRVLYGISLIPHGVAKTNKNANSQFKGFMKQLGVPPVFVDLSMIIEILGGLLVIIGAISLIVSIVLVLFFLGTIIVSKRMKKPFATGMNPGVDLDILFLAGAIILLLLGPGEFAILTGPQLYNLI from the coding sequence ATGGATCCCACACTAGCTTCAATAGGCATCCTAATATTCAGAGTACTATATGGAATATCACTAATACCACATGGTGTAGCTAAGACTAATAAAAACGCAAATTCGCAATTTAAGGGGTTCATGAAACAACTAGGAGTTCCTCCAGTGTTCGTGGATCTGTCAATGATCATAGAGATATTGGGAGGACTTTTGGTAATTATTGGAGCTATTTCACTCATAGTCTCTATTGTGTTAGTGCTGTTCTTCCTCGGTACAATAATAGTTAGCAAAAGAATGAAAAAGCCATTTGCAACTGGCATGAATCCAGGTGTCGATCTCGATATTCTCTTCCTAGCAGGTGCTATAATATTACTACTGTTAGGCCCTGGAGAGTTCGCTATACTAACTGGTCCACAGCTATATAACTTAATTTAA